Proteins from a single region of Thermotoga maritima MSB8:
- the gcvT gene encoding glycine cleavage system aminomethyltransferase GcvT, whose amino-acid sequence MKRTPLFEKHVELGAKMVDFAGWEMPLYYTSIFEEVMAVRKSVGMFDVSHMGEFLVKGPEAVSFIDFLITNDFSSLPDGKAIYSVMCNENGGIIDDLVVYKVSPDEALMVVNAANIEKDFNWIKSHSKNFDVEVSNISDTTALIAFQGPKAQETLQELVEDGLEEIAYYSFRKSIVAGVETLVSRTGYTGEDGFELMLEAKNAPKVWDALMNLLRKIDGRPAGLGARDVCRLEATYLLYGQDMDENTNPFEVGLSWVVKLNKDFVGKEALLKAKEKVERKLVALELSGKRIARKGYEVLKNGERVGEITSGNFSPTLGKSIALALVSKSVKIGDQLGVVFPGGKLVEALVVKKPFYRGSVRREV is encoded by the coding sequence ATGAAGAGAACGCCTCTATTTGAAAAGCATGTTGAACTCGGTGCGAAAATGGTAGATTTCGCGGGGTGGGAGATGCCTCTTTATTACACATCCATATTCGAAGAAGTGATGGCAGTCAGAAAATCGGTGGGGATGTTCGATGTCTCTCACATGGGGGAATTTCTCGTTAAAGGGCCCGAGGCGGTTTCTTTTATTGACTTTCTTATAACGAACGACTTTTCTTCACTTCCGGATGGTAAAGCGATTTACTCTGTCATGTGCAATGAAAACGGTGGAATCATCGATGATCTTGTTGTGTACAAGGTGAGTCCTGATGAAGCTCTCATGGTGGTGAACGCGGCAAACATTGAAAAGGACTTCAACTGGATAAAATCCCATTCGAAGAATTTCGATGTCGAAGTATCGAACATTTCAGATACGACAGCGCTCATAGCGTTCCAGGGGCCAAAAGCACAGGAGACCCTCCAGGAGCTTGTTGAAGACGGTCTCGAGGAAATTGCCTATTATTCTTTCAGAAAGAGTATTGTAGCCGGTGTAGAGACTCTTGTCTCAAGAACGGGATACACGGGTGAGGACGGTTTCGAACTGATGCTTGAAGCGAAGAATGCACCGAAGGTCTGGGATGCTTTGATGAATCTGCTCAGAAAAATCGATGGCAGACCCGCAGGTCTTGGGGCGAGAGACGTTTGCCGACTCGAGGCGACTTATTTGCTGTACGGTCAGGACATGGATGAGAACACGAATCCTTTCGAAGTGGGACTTTCCTGGGTTGTAAAACTGAACAAAGACTTCGTGGGGAAGGAAGCGCTGCTGAAAGCGAAGGAAAAAGTGGAAAGAAAACTTGTGGCGCTTGAGCTCTCTGGAAAAAGAATAGCAAGAAAAGGCTATGAAGTTTTAAAGAATGGAGAGAGAGTGGGAGAGATCACAAGTGGTAACTTCTCTCCAACTCTTGGGAAGTCGATAGCGCTGGCTCTCGTTTCAAAATCGGTGAAGATAGGAGACCAACTGGGAGTGGTGTTTCCTGGTGGAAAGCTTGTAGAAGCTCTGGTAGTAAAAAAACCATTTTACAGAGGCAGTGTGAGGAGGGAGGTTTGA
- the gcvH gene encoding glycine cleavage system protein GcvH, whose protein sequence is MKMKKYTKTHEWVSIEDKVATVGITNHAQEQLGDVVYVDLPEVGREVKKGEVVASIESVKAAADVYAPLSGKIVEVNEKLDTEPELINKDPEGEGWLFKMEISDEGELEDLLDEQAYQEFCAQE, encoded by the coding sequence TTGAAGATGAAAAAGTACACGAAAACTCACGAATGGGTGTCGATTGAGGACAAAGTAGCAACGGTTGGAATAACGAATCACGCTCAGGAACAGCTCGGCGATGTGGTCTACGTGGATCTTCCTGAAGTCGGCAGAGAGGTGAAGAAAGGGGAAGTTGTGGCGAGTATAGAGTCTGTGAAAGCCGCAGCGGACGTGTACGCTCCTCTCAGTGGGAAGATCGTGGAAGTGAACGAGAAACTCGATACTGAACCTGAACTCATAAACAAGGATCCAGAAGGAGAAGGCTGGCTTTTCAAAATGGAAATATCCGATGAAGGCGAACTCGAAGATCTTCTGGATGAACAGGCTTATCAGGAATTCTGTGCTCAGGAGTAG
- the gcvPA gene encoding aminomethyl-transferring glycine dehydrogenase subunit GcvPA, protein MNYPYIPHTDEDVRAMLDFIGVSSIEELFSSIPVSARSSLNIPESRDEFSVFKQLKEISEMNNSLEDYAVFLGAGVYKRYVPTVVYDLAMKPDFLTAYTPYQAEVSQGTLQALFEYQTMVCELTGMEVANASMYDGATALAEAALMSFRLTGKEKVVVARSVHPEYRAVLRTYLEKRGFTVVEAGYDETGRVLLEEVDEETAAIAVQYPNFFGIIEDLDYVRSRSGNALLIVVVEPVSLALLEPPGSYGADIVVGEGQSLGLPMWFGGYSLGIFATREEYVRQMPGRLIGQTVDQAGNTAYTMILQTREQHIRRARATSNICSNHAHAALIAAVYMSVMGPDGLKEVARRSYNAAHYLQERLEEIGFKLCFSGEFFNEFVFNVPEDYPDRWRKMMEKKILGPLPLEEFYPELGDTALACATEVISKEDIEKLLEAMK, encoded by the coding sequence ATGAACTATCCTTACATTCCCCACACGGATGAAGACGTCCGTGCCATGTTGGACTTCATAGGGGTTTCTTCCATAGAAGAGCTGTTTTCTTCGATTCCTGTTTCTGCCAGGTCGTCTCTGAATATTCCAGAGTCCAGAGATGAGTTCAGTGTTTTCAAGCAGTTGAAAGAGATTTCTGAGATGAACAATTCTCTTGAAGACTACGCTGTCTTTCTTGGTGCCGGCGTTTATAAAAGATACGTTCCCACGGTCGTTTACGATCTTGCGATGAAGCCCGATTTTCTCACCGCTTATACACCGTATCAGGCGGAGGTATCCCAGGGAACCCTCCAGGCTCTGTTTGAATACCAGACCATGGTATGCGAACTGACAGGAATGGAAGTGGCGAACGCATCCATGTACGATGGAGCCACCGCTCTGGCGGAAGCGGCTCTAATGAGTTTTCGGCTCACCGGAAAGGAAAAAGTGGTTGTGGCAAGGTCCGTTCATCCCGAGTACAGAGCAGTCTTGAGAACCTATCTCGAAAAAAGAGGTTTCACCGTGGTGGAAGCCGGATACGACGAAACGGGAAGGGTCCTGTTAGAAGAGGTCGATGAGGAAACGGCGGCGATAGCCGTTCAATATCCCAATTTCTTTGGAATCATAGAGGATCTCGATTATGTCAGAAGCCGATCGGGTAATGCTCTTCTGATAGTGGTTGTAGAACCAGTTTCACTCGCTCTTCTGGAACCTCCAGGAAGTTACGGGGCAGACATCGTGGTTGGTGAAGGCCAGTCGCTGGGACTTCCCATGTGGTTCGGAGGATATTCCCTTGGAATCTTTGCCACAAGAGAGGAGTACGTGAGGCAGATGCCGGGGAGATTGATTGGACAGACCGTGGATCAAGCCGGTAACACAGCCTACACCATGATCCTTCAGACCAGAGAACAGCACATAAGGCGAGCCAGAGCCACTTCGAACATATGTTCCAACCATGCCCACGCCGCTCTGATCGCGGCTGTTTACATGAGTGTGATGGGACCTGATGGTTTGAAGGAGGTAGCCAGGCGTTCTTACAACGCCGCTCATTACCTCCAGGAAAGACTGGAAGAAATTGGATTCAAACTGTGCTTTTCGGGAGAATTTTTCAACGAGTTCGTTTTCAACGTGCCAGAAGATTATCCTGATCGGTGGAGGAAAATGATGGAGAAGAAGATCCTTGGGCCGTTGCCTTTGGAAGAATTTTATCCGGAACTTGGAGACACAGCACTCGCGTGTGCCACAGAGGTGATTTCCAAAGAGGATATAGAAAAGCTCCTGGAGGCGATGAAATGA
- the gcvPB gene encoding aminomethyl-transferring glycine dehydrogenase subunit GcvPB has translation MTIFERSKKGRKAFRLPESDIPEYSLPDRFLRRTPPELPEVSEPDLVRHYTNLARKNYSVDLGIYPLGSCTMKYNPKLNEKAANLEGFREIHPYQPVETVQGSLRLMYELKKMLCEITGMDDMTLQPAAGAHGELTGMLIVREYFKNRGDTGRKKVLVPDSAHGTNPASASMVGFEVVEIKSKNGMVDVEDLKKLLDEEVAAVMLTNPNTLGLFEKDILKIAEMTHECGALLYYDGANLNAIMGKVRPGDMGFDIVHLNLHKTFSTPHGMGGPGSGPVGVKKHLVDFLPFPQVKKNGELYELFVPEKTIGRVRSFFGNFPVLVKAYTYILTMGRDGLERVSEMAVLNANYLKKKIEKFLEIPYNGFCMHEFVASAEKVFRETGVRTLDIAKRILDFGVHPPTVYFPLIVPEALMIEPTETENKETLDKYAEILERVVKEAYENPDALKNAPHNTPVRRVNEVLASKKPVFRWRG, from the coding sequence ATGACGATATTTGAGAGATCTAAAAAGGGAAGAAAAGCATTCCGGCTTCCCGAGAGTGACATTCCAGAATATTCCCTTCCGGATCGATTTCTCAGGAGGACACCTCCGGAGCTTCCCGAGGTGAGCGAGCCTGATTTGGTGAGGCATTACACCAATCTTGCCAGAAAGAACTACTCTGTGGATCTCGGAATCTACCCCCTCGGTTCCTGCACCATGAAGTACAATCCCAAACTGAACGAAAAAGCTGCGAATCTCGAAGGATTCAGAGAGATACACCCGTATCAGCCCGTCGAAACTGTTCAGGGCAGTCTTCGGCTCATGTACGAACTGAAAAAAATGTTGTGCGAGATAACGGGAATGGATGATATGACACTTCAACCCGCTGCCGGAGCTCACGGAGAACTCACGGGAATGCTGATAGTGAGAGAGTACTTTAAAAACAGAGGGGACACTGGAAGAAAGAAAGTTCTCGTACCGGATTCTGCCCACGGTACCAACCCAGCATCTGCTTCGATGGTTGGTTTTGAGGTGGTGGAGATAAAGAGCAAAAACGGTATGGTGGATGTGGAAGATTTGAAAAAACTACTGGATGAAGAAGTAGCCGCTGTGATGCTCACAAATCCAAACACGCTTGGGCTCTTCGAAAAGGACATACTGAAAATAGCGGAAATGACGCATGAGTGTGGTGCCCTTCTCTATTACGATGGTGCGAACCTCAACGCGATCATGGGTAAAGTGAGACCAGGAGACATGGGGTTCGACATCGTCCATTTGAACCTGCACAAGACGTTTTCCACTCCCCACGGAATGGGAGGGCCCGGATCTGGGCCAGTTGGTGTGAAAAAGCATCTGGTGGATTTTCTGCCCTTCCCCCAGGTAAAGAAGAACGGAGAACTTTACGAACTCTTCGTTCCTGAAAAGACCATAGGACGTGTGAGGAGTTTCTTTGGAAATTTCCCGGTTCTCGTAAAAGCGTACACGTACATTCTCACGATGGGAAGAGACGGCCTTGAAAGAGTGAGTGAAATGGCCGTTTTGAACGCGAACTACTTGAAGAAAAAAATAGAGAAGTTCCTGGAGATTCCATACAATGGGTTCTGCATGCATGAATTCGTGGCGAGCGCGGAGAAAGTGTTCAGGGAAACCGGTGTGAGAACACTGGATATTGCGAAGCGAATACTGGACTTTGGTGTGCATCCTCCCACAGTTTACTTTCCACTCATCGTTCCGGAAGCACTCATGATAGAACCAACTGAGACTGAAAACAAAGAAACGCTGGATAAGTACGCCGAAATCCTTGAAAGAGTGGTAAAAGAAGCCTATGAGAATCCTGATGCTTTGAAAAACGCTCCTCACAACACACCGGTTCGAAGGGTCAACGAAGTGCTCGCTTCGAAGAAACCCGTGTTCAGGTGGAGGGGATAG
- a CDS encoding RidA family protein, with amino-acid sequence MKRFVETDKAPKAIGPYSQAVVVGNMMFVSGQIPIDPETGELVQGTIEEKTERVLENLKAILEAGGFSLKDVVKVTVFTTSMDYFQRVNEVYSRYFGDHRPARSFVAVAQLPRNVEIEIEAIAVKEGE; translated from the coding sequence ATGAAGCGCTTTGTCGAAACCGATAAGGCTCCAAAGGCCATAGGCCCGTACTCTCAGGCGGTCGTTGTCGGAAACATGATGTTCGTTTCGGGTCAAATTCCCATAGATCCAGAAACCGGTGAACTCGTTCAGGGTACCATAGAAGAAAAGACTGAGAGAGTTCTGGAAAATCTGAAAGCAATACTGGAGGCGGGCGGTTTCTCCCTGAAAGACGTCGTGAAGGTGACGGTGTTTACGACCAGTATGGACTACTTCCAGAGAGTCAACGAGGTGTATTCCAGATACTTTGGAGACCACAGGCCCGCTAGGTCGTTTGTGGCGGTTGCTCAGCTCCCGAGAAACGTAGAAATAGAAATAGAAGCGATCGCTGTGAAGGAAGGGGAGTGA
- a CDS encoding glycine--tRNA ligase subunit alpha, giving the protein MYLQDVIMKLNDFWASKGCLLEQPYDMEVGAGTFHPATFFGSLRKGPWKVAYVQPSRRPTDGRYGENPNRLQRYFQYQVIIKPSPENSQELYLESLEYLGINLKEHDIRFVEDNWESPTLGAWGVGWEVWLDGMEITQFTYFQQIGGISLKDIPLEITYGLERIAMYLQGVDNVYEVQWNENVKYGDVFLENEREFSVFNFEEANVGLLFRHFDEYEKEFYRLVEKNLYLPAYDYILKCSHTFNLLDARGAISVSQRQTYVKRIQAMARKAARVFLEVQANENSPA; this is encoded by the coding sequence ATGTATCTTCAGGATGTGATAATGAAACTGAACGATTTCTGGGCGTCTAAAGGTTGTCTGCTTGAACAACCTTACGATATGGAAGTCGGTGCCGGAACGTTTCACCCCGCTACGTTCTTTGGTAGCCTGAGAAAGGGTCCTTGGAAAGTGGCCTACGTTCAGCCAAGCAGAAGGCCGACCGATGGTAGATATGGAGAGAATCCCAACAGATTGCAGAGGTACTTCCAGTACCAGGTGATCATAAAACCCTCCCCTGAAAACTCTCAAGAACTGTATCTTGAGTCCCTGGAGTACCTCGGTATAAACCTGAAGGAACACGACATCAGATTCGTGGAGGACAATTGGGAATCTCCCACCCTCGGAGCGTGGGGTGTTGGTTGGGAAGTGTGGTTAGACGGCATGGAGATAACCCAGTTCACATATTTCCAGCAGATTGGTGGAATTTCCCTGAAGGACATTCCTCTCGAGATAACCTACGGGCTGGAAAGGATCGCCATGTATCTTCAGGGAGTCGATAACGTTTACGAGGTACAGTGGAATGAAAACGTGAAATACGGTGATGTGTTCCTTGAAAACGAAAGAGAATTTTCGGTTTTCAACTTCGAAGAAGCCAACGTAGGACTCCTTTTCAGACATTTCGATGAGTACGAGAAGGAGTTTTACAGACTTGTGGAAAAAAATCTTTACCTTCCCGCTTACGATTACATTTTGAAATGTTCTCACACGTTCAATCTTCTCGATGCGCGCGGAGCGATAAGTGTGTCTCAGCGACAAACCTACGTGAAACGTATTCAGGCGATGGCAAGAAAGGCTGCGAGAGTTTTTCTGGAGGTGCAGGCTAATGAGAACAGCCCTGCTTGA
- the glyS gene encoding glycine--tRNA ligase subunit beta, producing the protein MRTALLEVGLEELPASEFHSILKQLEEKSAELLKAYRVSSGSVEVFVGSRRFGVILKNLPERQEDFTEEKKGPPLNVAYDENGKPTRALEGFLRNNNASLENVVHREGYVYLSRVVEGKPVEEVLPDLFRDLVLGLNFRKPMRWGSGEHEYIRPVHWIVAMVDGRVLDLEIFGLRSSRISYGKRYHAGSIEIPDSERYYESLKKGFVISSHLERKKFVLEQIDEFEKRSSMKIERDEELIEEIVAITEYPRIVVGQFDRKYLELPEEIIVTAVKHHQRSFIAHKGTLTNTFVAFQDGPQPPENVVKGYERVINARLEDARYYFQKDLETPLEKMNEKLKEIVFQEKLGTLYDKVERIKKISQRLCEDLKLPGSFTQKVLEAASICKADIASKVVYEFPELQGVMGRIYALREGINEEIATAIEDHYSEEPQTVIGSILGIADRIDTIVGNFAIGNVPTSSKDPYGLKSKADTIFRIIRKNEWDISLEELLTFASSLVGYRLSEELETFFAGRFYQFLINELGISFDVARAVNHLWKKPLRGILSAEALQEISEKPEFQDLFVGFERVHNITKNHDSTKFDGALFEKEEEKKLMNKFYEVKEKVLKALERLNYREALQYLIELKPYIDEYFDNVFVMVKRDDLRVNRLSFLKNIDELFMMVGDMTYLVKRSQV; encoded by the coding sequence ATGAGAACAGCCCTGCTTGAGGTGGGACTCGAAGAACTTCCCGCGAGCGAATTCCACAGTATTCTGAAACAGCTCGAGGAAAAATCGGCTGAGCTTCTCAAAGCGTACAGAGTTTCTTCCGGATCTGTTGAAGTCTTCGTTGGAAGCAGACGTTTTGGTGTGATTCTCAAGAATCTTCCGGAGAGACAGGAGGATTTTACCGAAGAGAAGAAAGGTCCACCACTGAACGTTGCTTACGATGAAAACGGAAAACCAACCAGAGCTCTTGAGGGGTTTTTGAGGAACAACAACGCTTCCTTGGAGAACGTGGTTCACAGGGAGGGGTACGTCTATTTATCGCGAGTTGTTGAAGGAAAGCCTGTCGAAGAAGTTCTCCCAGATCTGTTCAGAGATCTCGTTTTGGGTTTGAATTTTAGAAAACCCATGAGGTGGGGTTCCGGTGAACACGAATACATCAGACCTGTTCACTGGATTGTGGCGATGGTTGATGGAAGAGTTCTTGACTTAGAAATCTTCGGTCTTAGATCGTCCAGAATCTCTTACGGCAAAAGGTATCACGCTGGATCAATCGAAATTCCCGATTCGGAAAGGTACTACGAATCTCTCAAAAAAGGATTCGTGATTTCTTCCCACCTGGAGAGAAAAAAATTCGTCCTCGAACAGATCGATGAATTTGAAAAAAGAAGTAGTATGAAGATCGAACGCGATGAAGAACTCATCGAAGAGATAGTGGCGATAACGGAGTATCCCAGGATCGTTGTTGGACAGTTCGATCGAAAATATCTCGAACTTCCAGAGGAGATCATAGTAACCGCCGTGAAACATCATCAACGCTCTTTTATAGCGCATAAAGGAACCCTGACGAATACCTTTGTGGCTTTTCAAGACGGTCCACAACCACCGGAGAACGTGGTTAAGGGATACGAGAGAGTCATAAACGCTCGATTGGAAGACGCGCGGTACTACTTCCAGAAGGATCTCGAGACACCGCTGGAAAAGATGAATGAAAAGCTCAAAGAAATCGTTTTTCAGGAGAAACTCGGAACACTCTACGATAAGGTAGAAAGGATAAAGAAAATATCACAGAGACTCTGTGAAGATCTGAAACTTCCAGGGTCGTTCACGCAGAAGGTCCTGGAAGCCGCCTCTATATGCAAAGCAGACATCGCTTCGAAGGTGGTGTACGAGTTCCCGGAGCTCCAGGGTGTTATGGGTAGGATCTATGCCCTGAGGGAGGGAATAAACGAAGAAATAGCAACGGCCATAGAAGATCACTACTCTGAAGAGCCACAGACAGTGATAGGTTCCATTCTTGGAATAGCGGATAGAATCGACACCATCGTGGGAAATTTCGCCATAGGCAACGTTCCCACGAGTTCTAAAGATCCGTATGGCCTGAAAAGTAAAGCTGACACAATCTTCAGGATCATAAGGAAGAACGAGTGGGATATTTCTCTGGAAGAGCTTCTCACTTTCGCTTCTTCACTGGTGGGGTACCGTCTTTCTGAAGAACTGGAAACGTTCTTTGCAGGCAGGTTCTATCAGTTTCTGATCAACGAACTTGGAATATCCTTCGACGTGGCAAGAGCGGTGAATCACCTGTGGAAGAAGCCCCTTCGCGGGATCCTCTCTGCGGAAGCCCTCCAAGAGATATCTGAAAAACCCGAGTTTCAAGACCTGTTCGTTGGATTTGAGCGAGTCCACAACATAACGAAGAATCACGACTCCACCAAATTCGATGGAGCCCTCTTTGAGAAAGAAGAAGAGAAAAAGCTGATGAACAAGTTCTACGAAGTCAAAGAAAAAGTTTTGAAAGCTCTGGAGAGGTTGAACTACCGTGAGGCGCTTCAGTATCTGATCGAATTGAAACCTTACATAGACGAGTACTTCGACAATGTCTTTGTGATGGTGAAGAGGGACGACTTGAGAGTGAACAGGTTGAGCTTTCTGAAAAACATCGACGAACTCTTCATGATGGTAGGAGACATGACTTACTTAGTCAAGAGATCTCAGGTATAG
- the fliI gene encoding flagellar protein export ATPase FliI: MKDILKELKKKLSEEDFNKFNGRVTRVVGLTVESKGPDAFLGEMCKISLQNGKNALAEVVGFREESVILMPYEDVSGLKMGCEVIRTNKVLEVGVSRKMIGRVFDGLGRPIDGKPFVPEDRYPLINNPPNPLKRRRIKDPLPVGIRSIDGFITIGKGQRIGIFAGSGVGKSTLLGMIARNTTADINVLALIGERGREVREFIERDLGEEGLKRSILVVSTSDQPALARVKSLLTATSIAEFFRDLGYDVLLMVDSLTRWAMAQREVGLAVGEPPTTRGYPPSVFAGLPKILERAGNSDKGSITAIYTVLVEADDFNEPISDTVRSIVDGHIILSRRLAESNHYPAVDVLASVSRLMNDIVTEEHREAANRLRSLMSAYESAKDLIEIGAYKSGTNPLVDKAVEMKDEIDSFLKQGVFEKASFEETLQKLLDLYLRSLD, encoded by the coding sequence TTGAAGGACATCCTGAAAGAGCTGAAAAAGAAGTTGAGTGAAGAAGATTTCAATAAATTCAACGGAAGAGTCACACGAGTGGTAGGACTCACTGTGGAATCGAAAGGTCCAGACGCTTTTCTAGGAGAAATGTGTAAGATCTCACTTCAAAACGGTAAAAACGCACTCGCGGAGGTAGTTGGTTTCAGGGAAGAAAGTGTTATTCTCATGCCCTACGAGGATGTCTCCGGGTTGAAGATGGGCTGTGAAGTCATCAGAACTAACAAAGTACTCGAAGTTGGTGTCAGCAGAAAGATGATCGGAAGGGTGTTCGATGGTCTGGGACGTCCAATAGACGGAAAGCCCTTCGTTCCGGAAGACAGATATCCTCTGATCAACAACCCTCCAAACCCTCTAAAAAGACGAAGAATAAAAGATCCTTTACCGGTGGGTATACGATCAATAGATGGTTTCATAACCATAGGCAAAGGCCAGAGAATTGGAATTTTCGCGGGCAGCGGTGTTGGAAAAAGCACACTTCTTGGAATGATCGCACGAAACACGACGGCGGACATTAACGTGCTGGCCCTCATCGGGGAGCGCGGAAGAGAGGTCAGGGAATTCATAGAGAGGGACCTTGGAGAGGAGGGACTGAAGCGATCTATACTGGTGGTCTCAACTTCCGATCAGCCTGCCCTTGCCAGAGTGAAATCTCTCCTCACCGCCACCAGTATAGCGGAATTCTTCAGAGATCTGGGATACGATGTCCTTCTGATGGTGGACTCTCTCACCAGATGGGCCATGGCTCAGAGAGAAGTGGGGCTCGCAGTGGGAGAACCTCCCACCACCAGGGGATATCCACCAAGTGTCTTTGCCGGCCTTCCAAAAATACTCGAAAGGGCAGGAAACTCAGATAAAGGCAGCATAACAGCGATTTACACCGTGCTCGTTGAAGCGGACGACTTCAACGAACCCATTTCCGACACTGTCAGATCCATCGTAGATGGACACATAATTCTTTCGAGGAGACTTGCCGAATCGAATCACTACCCAGCAGTCGATGTTCTTGCAAGTGTGAGCCGATTGATGAACGATATCGTCACCGAAGAACACAGAGAGGCGGCGAACCGCCTCCGATCGCTGATGTCGGCTTATGAATCCGCAAAAGATCTGATTGAAATCGGTGCTTACAAGAGTGGGACCAATCCACTCGTTGACAAAGCTGTGGAAATGAAAGACGAGATCGATTCCTTTCTGAAACAGGGTGTCTTTGAAAAAGCTTCATTCGAGGAAACCCTTCAGAAACTTCTGGATCTATACCTGAGATCTCTTGACTAA
- a CDS encoding FliH/SctL family protein translates to MLLRKDEVFYIDLPRKIEKEEKVKEEKTKENAAEEIQRIEKMREKILSEAQEEARKIIEGARKDAEEILSNASSEAEALKLEAKKVLEEAKTMKNDFQKYILALKEKIQKQVNQRIEEILPELLDILRILFKKILEKEMDESTVERKLRSALSKVVGIKNVKIRINPEDAKKLDLSEVSKETLIPDPNVERGGVIVETDFGILDKTFSHQWELVEDIFEEVVGFEGHPERAEKEVE, encoded by the coding sequence ATGCTTCTCAGAAAGGATGAGGTCTTCTACATAGATCTTCCAAGGAAAATAGAAAAAGAAGAAAAAGTAAAAGAAGAAAAAACAAAAGAAAACGCAGCAGAGGAAATCCAGCGGATCGAAAAAATGAGAGAAAAGATCCTCTCTGAAGCTCAGGAAGAGGCCAGAAAAATCATTGAAGGTGCCAGAAAAGACGCAGAGGAAATCTTAAGCAACGCCTCCAGCGAGGCTGAAGCTTTAAAGCTCGAAGCGAAGAAGGTCTTAGAAGAAGCAAAAACAATGAAGAACGATTTCCAGAAATACATTCTTGCTTTGAAGGAAAAGATCCAGAAACAAGTAAACCAGAGAATAGAAGAGATACTTCCAGAGCTTCTCGATATACTCAGGATCCTCTTCAAGAAGATCCTCGAAAAGGAGATGGACGAGTCCACAGTGGAAAGAAAGTTGAGGAGCGCCTTATCAAAAGTAGTGGGCATCAAAAATGTGAAGATCAGAATAAATCCAGAAGATGCAAAAAAACTGGACCTCAGTGAAGTCAGCAAAGAAACTTTGATACCGGATCCCAATGTAGAAAGAGGCGGCGTCATCGTCGAGACAGATTTTGGAATTCTGGACAAAACCTTCTCTCATCAATGGGAACTCGTGGAGGACATCTTCGAAGAGGTGGTAGGTTTTGAAGGACATCCTGAAAGAGCTGAAAAAGAAGTTGAGTGA